The DNA region TATCCTAAGCCCCCTGGCCTTGAAGGTCAACCTCCCCCGTGATATACTGCCCTCTGGCAATCCGCACACGGGCGGACCCCTTGGGTGTTGCCTTTTAGAAGGTTCCCGATGGGGATGATGTCCGTGGAGGTCAAAACGAGGAGGGAACGAGGACATGGCAGTGGTAAGCATGAAGCAGTTGCTGGAGTGCGGGGTGCACTTCGGCCACCAGACCAGGCGATGGAACCCGAAGATGAAGCCCTACATCTTCACCGAGAGGAACGGCATCTACATCATCGACCTACAGAAGACGGTGAAGGGGCTTGAGAGGGCCTACAGCTTTGTCCGGGAGGTTGCCAAGGAGGGGGGCAGTATGCTCTTCGTGGGCACCAAGAGGCAGGCTCAGGAGCCCATCCGGAACGAGGCCCTTCGTTGCGGGCAGTTCTACATCAACCAGCGCTGGCTGGGTGGTCTGCTCACCAACTTCGCCACCATACGCCGTCGGGTGAACCGCATGGTGGAGCTTCAGAAGATGGAGGCGGACGGCACCATCAACCGCTACCCCAAGAAGGAGATCATCCAGCTCCGCAAGGAGAGGGAGAAGCTGGAGAAGTACCTGTCGGGCATAAAGGACATGAGGGACGTGCCCGACGCGCTGTTCATCATCGATCCCCGGCGGGAGAACATAGCGATCCTGGAGGCCGCCAAGCTGGGTATCCCCGTGGTGGCCATCGTGGACACCAACTGTGACCCGGAGCTCATAACCTACCCCATACCCGGCAACGATGACGCCATAAGGGCCATCGAGCTCATCACGGGCCTCATGGCCAGCGCCTTCATCGAGGGCCGCCAGGGGGTGGACGGGATGGCTACCCCTCAGGCGGACCAGGAGGAGGCCGTCTCCGGCGCGGCTGAGGACGTGATCGAGATCCGGGAGAAGCTCCACGACGAGTATTCCGAGGTGGCGGAGACCCTGGTGAACCAGGAGCTCGAGGAGCGCAAGGGCTGGAAGGAGGCCTAGTGATGTCTGTGGATATGGAAGCGGTTAAGGAGCTTAGGGCCCGCACCGGCGCGGGCGTTCTGGACTGCAGGAAGGCGCTGGCGGAGTGCGGCGGTGACCTGGAGAAGGCGGTGGACTACCTTCGGGAGAAGGGTCTGGCCAAGGCGGCCAAGAAGGTGGGGCGTACCGCCGCCGAGGGTCTGGTGTTCAGCTACATCCACACCAACGGCAAGATCGGCGTCCTCCTGGAGCTGAACTGCGAGACCGACTTCGTGGCCAGGACCGACGAGTTCAAGAAGCTGGGGCACGAGATCGCCATGCACATAGCCGCCACGAACCCCCAGTACATCTCTCCCGAGGACGTTCCCGCCGAGGACCTGGAGCGGGAGAAGGAGATCTACCGCAAGCAGGCCATGGAGGAGGGCAAGCCGGCCCACATCGTGGACAAGATAGCCGAGGGCAGGGTCAACAAGTTCTACGAGGAGTCCTGCCTCCTGGAGCAGCCCTACGTGAGGGACCCGGACAAGAAGATAAAGGACCTGGTGATGGAGAACATCGCCAAGATAGGCGAGAACATCGTGGTCCGTCGATTCACCCGTTACGCCATATCGGAGTAGGGGAGACGGCTCAAGGGGCGAGGGGCGGACCCTCGCCTTTTTGTTGGGCTCAGGGGTTCTTGGGATTAGATTAAAGAGGTAGATCAGGAGGCTTGTCATGGGGCGATATGAGCGAGTTCTTCTTAAGCTTTCGGGGGAGATACTGGCCGGTAGCGGAGGTTTCGGGTTGGACTTGGAGGCGGTGACCAACATATGCTCCGAGATCGCTGAGGTGGCCCGGGAGGGCATCCAGGTGGCCATGGTGGTGGGCGGAGGCAACATAATGCGTGGTCAGCAGGCGGTCCAGAAGGGCATGGAGAGGTCCCAGGCGGACAACATGGGAATGTTGGCCACGGTCATAAACGCCTTGGCCCTCCAGGACTCCCTTGAGAGGATGGGCATAAGCACCCGGGTGCAGACCGCCATAGAGATGAGGCAGGTGGCGGAGCCCTTCATCCGTCGCAGGGCCATAAGGCACCTGGAGAAGGGCAGGATAGTCATCTTCGCTGCGGGTACCGGCTCCCCCTACTTCTCCACCGACACCGCCGCGGCGTTGAGGGCCTCCGAGATCGGTGCCTCCTGCCTCATGAAGGCCACCAAGGTGGACGGCATATATGACGACGACCCCCACAAGAATCCCAACGCCAAGCGCCTTCCGTTCGTCAGCTACCACGATGCCCTCACCATGGGGCTCAAGGTCATGGACGCCGCCGCCTTCGCCCTCTGCCAGGAGAACCAGATCCCCATCGTGGTCTTCGACGTCCTCAAGAAAGGGAACCTGAGGGCCCTCCTGGTGGATGGAAGCCCGGTGGGATCCCTGGTATCATCTGAGCCAATGGATGACTAAGCCTCGAAGCCAACGGAAGGAGTGAGTTCCATGCCCCAGAACCAGATCAAGGAGATGAAGCAGAAGACCGAGAAGACCATCGAGCACCTGAAGGGCACCCTTCTGGGGATACGTACCGGCAGGGCCCATCCCGCCTTGGTGGAGGAGATAAAGGTGGACTACTTCGGGACCATGACCCCCATAAAGCAGATGGGGACCGTCACCGTCCCGGAGCCCCGGCAGCTGGTGATAACCCCCTGGGACAAGTCCGCCCTTAAGGCCATAGAGAAGGCCATCCAGTCCTCCTCCCTGGGGGTCACCCCCAAGACCGACGGGGAGTCGGTTAGGGTGGTGCTCCCGGAGCTCACCAAGGAGAGGCGCCAGGAGCTCTCGAAGCTGGTCAACAAGTACGCGGAGGAGGCCCGGGTGGCCATAAGGAACGTGCGCCGGGACGTGCTCGAGGCCTTCAAGAAGATGGAGAAGGCGGGAGAGATAAGCGAGGACGAGCACAAGAAGCTCCAGAAGGAGGTCCAGGATCACGTGGACGGGGCCATAAAGAAGGTAGACGCCCTGGCCCAGGAGAAGGAGAAGGAGATCCTCAACGACTGAGGCCTTCGCCGGTTGTATGGTTCGACAGAATGGAGGGGGGAGCTTCAGCTCCCCCCTCCAAGTTCACTATAGGGACGATAGGAAATCCTTGAGGCGGCTCATGCCCTCCTCGATCTCCTCCATGGAGTTGGAGTAGGAGAGCCTTATGTAACCCGGGGCGAAGAAGGACGAGCCGGGGACTGCAGCCACCCACTTCTCGTCCAGCAGCCTGGCGGAGAAGGCCTGATCGTCCGGCAGGGGGGACTT from Thermanaerovibrio acidaminovorans DSM 6589 includes:
- the rpsB gene encoding 30S ribosomal protein S2; translation: MAVVSMKQLLECGVHFGHQTRRWNPKMKPYIFTERNGIYIIDLQKTVKGLERAYSFVREVAKEGGSMLFVGTKRQAQEPIRNEALRCGQFYINQRWLGGLLTNFATIRRRVNRMVELQKMEADGTINRYPKKEIIQLRKEREKLEKYLSGIKDMRDVPDALFIIDPRRENIAILEAAKLGIPVVAIVDTNCDPELITYPIPGNDDAIRAIELITGLMASAFIEGRQGVDGMATPQADQEEAVSGAAEDVIEIREKLHDEYSEVAETLVNQELEERKGWKEA
- the tsf gene encoding translation elongation factor Ts; this encodes MSVDMEAVKELRARTGAGVLDCRKALAECGGDLEKAVDYLREKGLAKAAKKVGRTAAEGLVFSYIHTNGKIGVLLELNCETDFVARTDEFKKLGHEIAMHIAATNPQYISPEDVPAEDLEREKEIYRKQAMEEGKPAHIVDKIAEGRVNKFYEESCLLEQPYVRDPDKKIKDLVMENIAKIGENIVVRRFTRYAISE
- the pyrH gene encoding UMP kinase, with the protein product MGRYERVLLKLSGEILAGSGGFGLDLEAVTNICSEIAEVAREGIQVAMVVGGGNIMRGQQAVQKGMERSQADNMGMLATVINALALQDSLERMGISTRVQTAIEMRQVAEPFIRRRAIRHLEKGRIVIFAAGTGSPYFSTDTAAALRASEIGASCLMKATKVDGIYDDDPHKNPNAKRLPFVSYHDALTMGLKVMDAAAFALCQENQIPIVVFDVLKKGNLRALLVDGSPVGSLVSSEPMDD
- the frr gene encoding ribosome recycling factor, yielding MPQNQIKEMKQKTEKTIEHLKGTLLGIRTGRAHPALVEEIKVDYFGTMTPIKQMGTVTVPEPRQLVITPWDKSALKAIEKAIQSSSLGVTPKTDGESVRVVLPELTKERRQELSKLVNKYAEEARVAIRNVRRDVLEAFKKMEKAGEISEDEHKKLQKEVQDHVDGAIKKVDALAQEKEKEILND